The following coding sequences lie in one Anatilimnocola floriformis genomic window:
- a CDS encoding Gfo/Idh/MocA family protein — protein sequence MSSRREFLQHSAAASAALLALSTQPETARGYLANDTLQVGCIGTGGRCRGLMKSLVKVPNVKITAVCDVWDVHLDEGKKLADAAAFTTKDHRELLARKDVDAVLIGAPDHQHVPLTIDACAAGKDVYVEKPLTHDPAEGASVIAAQNDHKRIVQVGMQQRSMPHIAKARELIQAGGIGKVLKIHLSWNRNTSRATANKLGIDPKSVDWKRFLGSAPQQDFNEYRFRNWRWFWDFGGGIFTDLMVHWIDVAHWVLDLKQPLSAASIGDFHHAAGIWETPDTVQTLLRYADPQASKDESPSAIQAYFEGTFSNARNAAMIEFMGTEGSVYIDRGRTELIPERNSKVKPSEWILNPDRPRGADFYPNPDGELLHLTNWVDSVRARTAPVAPVEAGVLAAAAAQLSNQALRSGQVAVSK from the coding sequence ATGTCATCGCGTCGCGAATTCCTGCAACATTCGGCCGCTGCGTCCGCCGCGCTTCTCGCCCTCAGCACGCAACCCGAAACGGCCCGCGGTTATCTCGCCAACGACACGCTGCAGGTCGGCTGCATCGGCACCGGCGGTCGCTGCCGCGGTTTGATGAAGTCGCTCGTGAAAGTGCCGAACGTCAAGATCACGGCCGTCTGCGACGTGTGGGATGTGCATCTCGACGAAGGCAAAAAACTTGCCGATGCGGCGGCCTTCACCACGAAAGATCATCGCGAGTTGCTCGCGCGCAAGGACGTCGACGCCGTGCTGATCGGAGCGCCCGATCATCAACACGTGCCGCTCACGATCGATGCCTGCGCTGCCGGCAAAGATGTGTATGTCGAAAAGCCGCTGACGCATGATCCAGCCGAAGGGGCAAGCGTCATCGCCGCGCAGAACGATCACAAACGAATCGTGCAGGTCGGCATGCAGCAGCGTTCGATGCCACACATCGCCAAGGCCCGCGAACTGATCCAGGCCGGCGGCATCGGCAAGGTGCTGAAGATTCATCTCAGTTGGAATCGTAACACTTCGCGCGCGACGGCGAATAAGCTGGGCATCGATCCCAAGAGCGTCGACTGGAAGCGGTTTCTCGGCAGTGCGCCGCAGCAAGACTTCAATGAATATCGCTTTCGCAATTGGCGCTGGTTCTGGGATTTCGGCGGCGGCATTTTCACCGACCTGATGGTCCACTGGATCGACGTCGCTCATTGGGTGCTCGACCTCAAGCAACCTCTCTCGGCCGCCAGCATCGGCGACTTCCATCACGCGGCCGGCATTTGGGAAACGCCCGATACGGTGCAAACGCTCCTTCGTTACGCCGATCCGCAAGCGAGCAAGGACGAGAGCCCGAGTGCAATTCAAGCGTACTTCGAAGGGACATTCAGCAACGCCCGCAATGCTGCCATGATCGAGTTCATGGGTACCGAAGGCAGCGTCTACATCGACCGCGGTCGCACCGAACTGATCCCCGAACGGAACAGCAAGGTCAAGCCGAGCGAATGGATTCTCAATCCCGATCGTCCGCGCGGCGCCGATTTTTATCCGAACCCCGACGGCGAATTGCTCCACCTCACCAACTGGGTCGATTCGGTGCGCGCTCGCACGGCGCCGGTCGCTCCCGTGGAAGCGGGTGTGCTCGCTGCAGCGGCGGCTCAGCTTTCGAATCAAGCACTACGCAGCGGACAAGTCGCGGTTTCGAAATAG
- a CDS encoding TrmH family RNA methyltransferase: protein MPRYSVTSITDPRVAPYAQLHQTNLTRGSGLFVAEGDKVVQRLIDSDYVVDSLLAEAEWAERLEPQVPAETPIYIVERALMTELVGFRFHRGVLGCGRRKETPTLAEILPANHEPALVLVCPAVQDPTNLGSIIRTAAAMGANALLLGGDCADAFSRRVLRVSMGSSLFLPIREAADLVGDVVALRETYGFEVLATVLDKNATPLDQVARPRRLALVLGSEGHGLDERWLQLCPQQITLPMRAGIDSLNVSIAAAVFLYHFRR from the coding sequence ATGCCGCGCTACTCCGTTACTTCGATCACCGATCCGCGAGTTGCTCCTTACGCTCAGCTGCATCAAACCAATCTCACGCGCGGCAGCGGTCTGTTTGTCGCGGAGGGAGATAAGGTCGTCCAGCGGCTGATCGACAGCGATTACGTGGTCGATTCGCTCCTTGCTGAAGCAGAATGGGCGGAGCGACTCGAACCGCAGGTTCCTGCCGAAACGCCCATCTATATCGTCGAGCGCGCGCTGATGACCGAGCTCGTCGGCTTTCGTTTTCACCGCGGTGTGCTCGGTTGTGGGCGACGAAAAGAAACGCCGACGCTGGCTGAAATTCTGCCGGCAAATCATGAACCGGCGCTGGTGTTGGTTTGCCCTGCCGTGCAGGATCCAACCAACCTCGGCAGCATCATTCGCACGGCAGCCGCGATGGGAGCGAACGCGCTCTTGCTCGGTGGCGATTGTGCCGATGCCTTCTCGCGGCGCGTATTGCGGGTCTCGATGGGAAGTTCGCTGTTCCTGCCGATTCGCGAAGCAGCCGATCTCGTCGGCGATGTCGTCGCGCTGCGTGAAACTTACGGTTTCGAAGTGCTGGCCACGGTCTTGGATAAAAACGCCACGCCCCTCGATCAAGTCGCGCGGCCGCGGCGACTCGCGCTGGTTCTGGGCAGCGAAGGACACGGCCTCGATGAACGTTGGCTGCAACTTTGCCCGCAGCAAATCACGCTGCCGATGCGCGCCGGGATTGATTCGCTTAATGTTTCGATTGCGGCAGCGGTCTTCTTATATCACTTCCGCAGGTAA